In the genome of Fusarium poae strain DAOMC 252244 chromosome 1, whole genome shotgun sequence, the window TAGAACGAGCAATGATCTGAATGATGAAAAacaaattttataaaatcgAGTCCGTCCTACGTGAATTATTTTCACGTTTTAGTTGGTTTCAGAAAGTTGGCTgtaaaaagaataagctaaGAAGCCTAGTCTGACTACGGATACTGGGCAGTACGCAGTAGAAAAAATagcctcctaagtcttaggttacaaaaataaatagtctaagaactatagtctaaggagtaTAAAGTGTTTCACtgattttattctttatacttCCAGCGGCTAAATTTTCCAGAGGTCTATCTAGACCCTTGATATTGACTCCGTTATCCTAGGGAAGGTACATCACGCGATTTGACGAATATGATGTAAAAAGAGTCCATAGTCTTTGATTACGTATCTTGACAGGTTTACTCTTTGTAATGTACATTAAATACTAATTTACAGAGAATATTATCATGTTATGAGACTCGCTTGTCTGGCAGCCCTCTCCGGGAGAGCTGGATATTTTGTAGACAGGGAAAGAAAATATGTTGTATGAGAACCGGTAGAACAACCAGTATCGTCGACTGACGAAGGCCCATGTCACAGACATGAGGCGTGTGTTAAAAGGGCCCTGAACCTCCCAATGCCAAGCGTCATTGATGTGCTCAATAGGAAGGGATGTTGATCTGAGCTCTCCACTGTGTTTTGTTTCAGGGGAGACACTCAGACATCATTCCTGGAGTTACAGTTACGCTCGGCATGTTCTATACCGAcagggtgatgatgatggtccAACTCGATCAAAGGTCACCCACCACTAGCCCCTTTGTCGGATTGACCTTTCAATTACTGTTTTTGGAGAATTCGCCCTCCCTTCATGTTTTGAGCGTACTTGAGATCGACCTCACATGCTTGATAGCCTTCGAaatttcatcatcatcgtcctcttCGATATCCGAGTCTGTTGGCCGGGAGAAGAGCGGTCTAGGGACAACGTCGCGATACCTCCGGTTGGGAGCAGATAATCCGTTAGACTCTGGACTTCGCTCTTTGGATTGCCGACGAACGCGATAATGTTTTGTTGAGCCAGACTCATGAGGGCATCGGCGCTCGCCGACACTTGAGCGGTGTGAGTGGAAGGAACATTGGCGGAAACCAAAGGCACGCTCATCATTGCGAAGACGGTTGGCTGGAATGCGTAGTTGTGGGTTCTTGAATCGAATGTCGAGCCCGGAGAGTCGCATCTTCTCCATATGGACATCGTAGTCAGTAGCAAATTCTGGGAGCTGTTCAAGCAGATCACTGAATCGAGTGGGTTCTGATGTTGCTGACTCTTCTTGGGGGTCAAATGTCAGACGCGGCCCGCCAGTGAAGGAGAATGCAACCATGGCAACAGCCCATCGCCGAAGTCGGATGGCAGCAAGGTCTTCACATTCAGTGTAAAGGAATGTGATAAGTCCCGAGGGAACATCCCAGTCACAGCGGAGATAAAGATCCTGGATGGCGTCCATGGCAAGGTCTTGAAGGCGGTAGAGACCGAGGCGAGATGCAAAGAGATGTAGCCGAATCAGACACCAATGTATATCCTGACAGGCTTCAGAGCCGGCATCATGAGCATTTGAGATCATCTCTTCGAGGTGTGGGCGAAAGCGGAGGCCGAGGTGGACCCAATCAACAAAGAGGCTGAACATGGAAGAAGATTCGCGGGGAAGCCATAGTGAGATCGATTTTGAGCTTGATGGGTCTCCGAAGCGCTCAGCAAAGAATGGAGAGGTAGCGCATATCAACCGCTTGTTGACCTTGAAGCGATGCTGCTTGGGGCCAATAAGCAATGTTGCCATTGGCTCTGGTGGAGGCTGTGAATGCGCAGGCGATGGCATTGGCGAAGAGATGGTTGACTTTTGCGATGAACTGGAATTCAGACGGCTATGGCTGTCTATGAAACGACCAAAGCTGGAGGGACTGAAGAGAGGCGCCATGATCGTCGCAGACGTTTAGGCAGTGTTGATAATAGGGTATAAGAGTTTCAGTAGAGGACGAGACCcaagaagaaacaaaaacagaaagagaaagagggtgTTAAGGGAGTAGAAACAAATATAAAACTAAACCAGACTATGCGCAGAAGGAGAGGTGCTGGGCCGGCCAGTTGTGAACAAAACAAACCAAGGGGAGAAGTTGAAACTGAAGAGCCGTCAGCTGGAGTGGCTCATGGGAGGATTATCAACCCATCTggggagaagaaaaagacgtCCTCTGACAGTTCTCGCTTGAGCCCCTGGCAGAAAGTGCAAGGATGCCAAAAGTCGGCCAATGATAGCGCCACCAGCAGCACCAAAGTTGGCTGTTAGCGAGTTTCAAGGCGATCATTTGGGCACGTCTTAGCCTTGTAGGCTTCTAGCGTCCCAGGCCTCCTGGTGGCGATAGCTCAAAGACCCTTGGCCTAGTTTCAAAAGGTTGGATCCAAAACGGGTCCTCCCCTGGTTGCGGATAATCCATCCACTCAGAGTGAAGGCCCTTGCATCACCATCGACGCTTGTCACACTTGCGCACCGAccgcatctgcatctgcgCAGCGCTTCCGGCCGTCATAGGTCGGAGTTCCTGACCTCCGCACCCGCTTAGGCGCCTGGCTAGCCAGTTGAATGACGAGATAGGGATGAGAAGGGAAAGACTCCTGAAGAGGCGAACGTGGATCGACTTTTGTTTGCTTGCGGTAACCTCGCGTGGCCATCTGCTAACCCTATCTTGTTCCTGCGTCGAATCGTATCGGACAATCGGGAGTCTTGGCCTTGCTCGACAAGGTTAAGCCGGAAATTCTCTCAGAAGAGCGCCCCACGAAAGGGTCAATGGCCGACATAGGAGGAAATGAGGATACATGAGATGTGTTGGTTATGAAGAGAAAGGTGATACACCGGTACGAGAATAACCAGATTTAGAACAAAGACAGAATTTAAAACCAAGAACAATATATCATTTGTCTCTAAAAAGACGCTTCTTTGCTTCTTTGACGGTTTTGAACAAGGCTTTTGTTACCGTCGAGTATGAACGGTTCAAGAAGGCCGTGCTGGAAAAACCTCCACTAAACATACCCTTGTCGCTCACTTTACGCCAGACCAGAACAGGGAACCTCCTCCTTCCCGCCCACGTTTTTTTCACAAAGGTAGGTGTTAGCTTATTAGTTGGCGGTTGCGGAAGGCACGAGCTTGAAGCCTGTTGTGCCTGCCTCTTCCTCCCAACTGAAACACCAATCGCATGTTGAGATGTTGATACTTAAACCTTATGATGATATCGTGACTGCAAACAACGATGACCGACTAATATTTGGGTATTCGTGGGCCCATATACAACTGGGTACTCTACGAATAATGTGTGCCAATTCTATCAATTCTCTATCGACCATGAAACAGCTATCGTCTTAACTAATATGGTCGAGCGGCAGGAAACTTTTGAAAAGTCAAACGCCTTTAATTTTCCATGCCATGTGGCACTATCCTCACGTTTCAACACTTGTCACGCGTTGAAGAGCTTGGGAAATCATGTTATGTTCATGTGATACTCATCGAGTCCAAGCTACTGCCCTATCTATCTTGATGCCTAGATGCGCAGTGAGATGAATGCACCACAAGCTATTGGGTGATGAACTGCGATGAGTTCAAGCGAGTATGTAGAGCCGGGGATCAAACTCCAAAACCTAGTTTTCACGGCAGCACCTCTGCTTCAAACCGTTTCACCGTTCCCATGTTGCCCCGTCGATTTTCCCGTCAATGGCCAGGTTCCAATCGCCCTGCTTCTTGTTTACCGATCCCCCATCAACACCTTAAT includes:
- a CDS encoding hypothetical protein (BUSCO:37071at5125), yielding MPSPAHSQPPPEPMATLLIGPKQHRFKVNKRLICATSPFFAERFGDPSSSKSISLWLPRESSSMFSLFVDWVHLGLRFRPHLEEMISNAHDAGSEACQDIHWCLIRLHLFASRLGLYRLQDLAMDAIQDLYLRCDWDVPSGLITFLYTECEDLAAIRLRRWAVAMVAFSFTGGPRLTFDPQEESATSEPTRFSDLLEQLPEFATDYDVHMEKMRLSGLDIRFKNPQLRIPANRLRNDERAFGFRQCSFHSHRSSVGERRCPHESGSTKHYRVRRQSKERSPESNGLSAPNRRYRDVVPRPLFSRPTDSDIEEDDDDEISKAIKHVRSISSTLKT